From the genome of Pseudomonas sp. gcc21, one region includes:
- the dctP gene encoding TRAP transporter substrate-binding protein DctP, protein MLTNLRKKLGTIAAAVALATSATLTPSVASAAETTTWRVQSHWPGASTSYTDSLVRLKDVLEERSDGRLKLQLFEAGALFSAQETFNAVSRGIVDMGTISPSYAQNKVSLAGIASGLPFAFRNVWEAAYFHQVLGFEDMLRAEAAEHNVYWATDKVYPTEMVIKRPVNSMEDLKGLKIRSSGSLQTFLTDAGATASYIPGSELYSALDAGIVDGAHWGASQGADSMALYEVAKHHVKPALNIAGTDVFIVSQRSLDKLPEDLQQIVKQALEEQFWFRTNEYQYQEQVTLANAVANKGVQVNTLPEDVQNHLTQAAMKQWDKEGARSENTKKALSMLKEFLGELGYL, encoded by the coding sequence ATGTTAACGAACCTACGCAAGAAACTGGGCACCATTGCGGCAGCCGTCGCCCTGGCCACCTCAGCCACTCTAACTCCCTCCGTCGCCTCTGCGGCAGAAACCACTACCTGGCGTGTTCAATCCCACTGGCCTGGCGCGAGCACGTCATACACAGACAGCCTGGTGCGTCTGAAAGACGTACTGGAAGAACGCTCCGATGGCAGACTGAAGCTGCAGCTGTTCGAAGCTGGCGCACTGTTCAGCGCGCAGGAAACCTTCAACGCGGTCAGCCGCGGCATTGTCGACATGGGCACTATCTCCCCGTCCTACGCACAGAACAAGGTCAGCCTGGCGGGTATTGCCTCGGGTCTGCCTTTTGCCTTCCGCAACGTATGGGAAGCGGCCTACTTCCATCAAGTACTGGGTTTTGAAGACATGCTGCGCGCCGAAGCAGCAGAGCACAACGTCTACTGGGCGACCGACAAGGTCTATCCCACCGAGATGGTGATCAAGCGTCCAGTCAACAGCATGGAAGATCTGAAGGGCCTGAAAATCCGTTCCTCCGGCTCGCTGCAAACCTTCCTCACGGACGCTGGCGCGACTGCATCTTATATCCCCGGTAGTGAGCTTTACTCCGCACTGGACGCCGGCATCGTCGACGGCGCGCACTGGGGTGCTTCACAGGGTGCCGACAGCATGGCCCTCTATGAAGTCGCCAAGCACCACGTCAAACCTGCCCTGAATATCGCCGGTACCGACGTATTCATCGTGAGCCAACGGTCCCTGGACAAGCTGCCCGAAGATCTGCAACAGATCGTCAAGCAGGCGCTGGAAGAGCAGTTCTGGTTCCGCACCAATGAGTATCAGTACCAGGAGCAGGTGACCCTGGCCAACGCCGTCGCTAACAAGGGCGTGCAGGTCAACACCCTGCCGGAGGACGTTCAGAACCACCTGACCCAGGCCGCCATGAAGCAATGGGACAAGGAAGGTGCGCGTAGCGAGAACACCAAGAAGGCCCTGAGCATGCTCAAGGAATTCCTCGGCGAACTCGGCTACCTGTAA